The following coding sequences lie in one Arthrobacter sp. PGP41 genomic window:
- a CDS encoding exo-rhamnogalacturonan lyase family protein, translated as MTDSTLLRWLDGEAPAQISGGTTWGMPFARGSVPSARALSVSDASGSPVAAQAWPLATWPDGSLKWAGIALPATDSPSEGYLVRSDGGASPREGNLPPSGATDVTVTETADTLTVDTGALQMVLNRGGSTLFSSLTRNGTEVARDARLASLLQDGISEGPGTFSREAFTGEVTAVTLEQSGPVRAVVRLEGRHRPDAPGSSRRDWLPFVVRFYFYANARSVRMVHSFIWDGDAELDFLAGLGVRFSVPLASELHDRHVRIAGADGGFLTEGVRGLTGLRRDPGTDVRRAQVEGRPTPPPAAWNPEVSERLHLIPAWNDFTLSQLSADGFELRKRTAPGHAWVGISGGTRSAGFCSLSDARGGFGVGIKDFWQSHPGQLDIRNAATDEAALTAWLYSPEAQPMDLRFYHDGLGQDTFEEQLEGLEITYEDYEPGFGNPTGIARTHELTLFAYEGTPSTESLAADALAVSTPALLQAAPEYLHSVGVFGDWAPVDRSTPARAELEDHLDFLFDFYAGQVEQRRWYGFWNYGDVMHTYDLDRHVWRYDVGGYAWDNSELSPDLWLWYSYLRSGRADIFRFAEAMTRHTGEVDVYHLGAWRGLGSRHNVQHWGCSAKQLRISTPAYRRFYYYLTADERTGDLLTELVDSDQNFLGLDPVRKVRPDADTYRPDRGALGVGLGTDWGSLAATWLTDWERTGNPRSRDRLLGTMADIGALKYGFLTGEALYDLDKGRFDTGRELLQVSHLSAVFGLVEICSELVDLVPDPDFERAWLQYCRLFLATKEEQMDAVGQPLEGIHLTQAHSRLTAYAAARLDDPELAARAWAGFAEGGEHLNHGSAFTLREIEPPHVLLRVHEAPTVSTNDTSQFGLAVIQNLALIGKHLPG; from the coding sequence ATGACGGACAGCACCCTCCTCAGATGGCTCGACGGCGAGGCGCCTGCGCAGATCAGCGGCGGAACCACCTGGGGAATGCCCTTTGCCCGCGGCTCCGTCCCTTCAGCCCGGGCCCTTTCGGTCTCGGACGCCAGCGGATCCCCGGTTGCCGCCCAGGCCTGGCCCCTGGCCACGTGGCCCGACGGTTCCCTCAAATGGGCGGGCATCGCGCTTCCCGCCACGGACTCGCCGTCGGAGGGTTACCTCGTAAGGTCCGACGGCGGCGCGTCACCCCGCGAAGGCAATCTCCCGCCGTCGGGCGCCACCGACGTCACCGTCACGGAAACCGCTGACACCCTCACAGTGGACACCGGCGCCCTCCAGATGGTGCTCAACCGCGGCGGCTCTACCCTGTTCAGCAGCCTCACCCGCAACGGCACGGAAGTGGCACGGGACGCCCGCCTCGCCAGCCTCCTGCAGGACGGAATATCCGAGGGCCCCGGCACCTTTAGCCGCGAGGCCTTCACCGGCGAGGTCACCGCCGTCACGCTTGAACAAAGCGGACCCGTTCGCGCCGTGGTGCGGCTGGAGGGGCGGCACCGGCCGGACGCTCCCGGAAGCAGCCGCCGGGACTGGCTCCCGTTCGTGGTCCGGTTCTACTTCTACGCCAACGCCCGCAGTGTCCGGATGGTCCACTCCTTTATCTGGGACGGCGACGCGGAGCTGGATTTCCTCGCCGGTCTTGGCGTCCGGTTCAGCGTGCCGCTGGCGTCCGAACTCCATGACCGCCACGTCCGCATTGCAGGGGCCGACGGCGGCTTCCTCACCGAAGGGGTCCGCGGCCTGACCGGCCTGCGGCGGGACCCCGGCACGGACGTCCGCCGGGCGCAGGTGGAGGGCAGGCCCACCCCGCCGCCCGCGGCATGGAACCCGGAGGTGTCGGAGCGGCTGCATTTGATCCCGGCGTGGAACGACTTTACGCTCAGCCAGCTCAGCGCCGACGGCTTCGAGCTGCGCAAGCGCACCGCGCCCGGCCACGCCTGGGTGGGGATCTCCGGCGGGACAAGGTCGGCCGGCTTCTGCTCGCTAAGCGATGCCCGGGGCGGTTTTGGTGTTGGCATCAAGGACTTCTGGCAGTCGCACCCCGGCCAACTGGACATCCGGAACGCTGCGACTGATGAAGCGGCCCTGACCGCGTGGCTGTACTCCCCCGAGGCCCAGCCGATGGACCTGCGCTTCTACCACGACGGCTTGGGCCAGGACACCTTCGAGGAACAGCTCGAGGGGCTCGAAATCACGTACGAGGATTACGAACCGGGATTCGGCAATCCCACCGGAATTGCCCGCACGCATGAGTTAACCCTGTTCGCGTACGAGGGCACGCCGTCAACGGAAAGCCTGGCGGCCGATGCCCTGGCCGTTTCCACCCCCGCCCTGCTCCAGGCCGCCCCGGAGTACCTGCACTCCGTGGGCGTCTTCGGCGACTGGGCTCCCGTGGACCGCAGCACGCCTGCCCGCGCGGAGCTTGAGGACCACCTGGACTTCCTCTTCGATTTCTACGCCGGCCAGGTGGAGCAGCGCCGCTGGTACGGGTTCTGGAACTACGGCGACGTGATGCACACCTACGACCTTGACCGGCACGTATGGCGGTATGACGTGGGCGGCTACGCATGGGACAACTCCGAGCTCTCCCCCGACCTGTGGCTCTGGTACTCGTACCTGCGCTCCGGCCGGGCGGACATCTTCCGGTTCGCCGAGGCAATGACCCGGCACACCGGGGAAGTGGACGTCTACCACCTGGGAGCCTGGCGCGGCCTCGGCTCCCGGCACAACGTCCAGCACTGGGGCTGCAGCGCCAAGCAGCTCCGCATCAGCACGCCCGCCTACCGCCGCTTCTACTACTACCTCACAGCGGACGAACGGACCGGGGACCTGCTCACCGAACTGGTGGACAGCGACCAGAACTTCCTGGGCCTGGATCCCGTGCGCAAGGTCCGGCCCGACGCCGACACATACCGGCCGGACCGCGGCGCCCTGGGGGTGGGTCTCGGCACGGACTGGGGTTCGCTCGCAGCCACCTGGCTTACGGACTGGGAACGCACGGGCAACCCCCGGTCCCGGGACCGCCTCCTGGGCACCATGGCAGACATTGGCGCCCTCAAGTACGGCTTCCTCACCGGCGAGGCGCTGTACGACCTGGACAAGGGCCGGTTCGACACCGGCCGCGAGCTGCTCCAGGTCTCCCACCTCAGTGCAGTGTTCGGGCTGGTGGAGATCTGCAGCGAACTGGTGGACCTGGTCCCCGATCCGGACTTTGAGCGGGCGTGGCTGCAATACTGCCGGCTCTTCCTGGCCACGAAGGAGGAACAGATGGACGCCGTGGGCCAGCCGCTTGAGGGCATCCACCTCACGCAGGCGCACAGCCGGCTGACCGCCTATGCTGCGGCCCGGCTGGATGACCCCGAACTCGCTGCCCGGGCCTGGGCGGGCTTTGCCGAAGGAGGCGAACACCTCAATCACGGGTCGGCGTTCACGCTCCGGGAGATCGAGCCGCCGCACGTGCTGCTGCGCGTGCACGAGGCACCCACCGTCTCCACCAACGACACCTCCCAGTTCGGCCTGGCGGTGATCCAGAACCTGGCGCTGATCGGCAAGCACCTCCCCGGCTGA
- a CDS encoding SRPBCC family protein, giving the protein MSTKVEKRIVVDVPVSTAYTQWTQFEEFPRFMGGVESVTRLSDDRLKWMAHIGGVRRQWEAKILEQLPGRRVAWAAVEGVTNSGAVDFRDAGNNRTELTLTLEYKPAGVVERVGSLLHVVGRQAEHDLKKFKDFIEHRGPAAQAEATAPAGATAPAGATVAAAEQPTYNRFAHPFDQTGGMVDFEGESDETAEGESYSSAERRTRRSGGNLPPIDGSLGQH; this is encoded by the coding sequence ATGAGCACGAAAGTGGAGAAACGGATTGTGGTCGATGTACCGGTCAGCACCGCCTACACCCAGTGGACCCAGTTCGAGGAGTTTCCGCGCTTCATGGGCGGCGTGGAGAGCGTGACCCGCCTCAGCGATGACCGCCTCAAGTGGATGGCCCATATTGGCGGGGTGCGGCGGCAGTGGGAAGCCAAGATTCTTGAGCAGCTTCCCGGCCGGCGGGTGGCCTGGGCCGCGGTTGAAGGCGTCACCAACTCCGGCGCGGTCGATTTCAGGGACGCCGGCAATAACCGGACCGAGCTCACCCTGACCCTGGAGTACAAGCCCGCCGGGGTAGTGGAAAGGGTGGGCAGCCTGCTGCATGTGGTGGGCCGCCAGGCGGAACACGACCTCAAGAAGTTCAAGGATTTCATCGAACACCGGGGCCCTGCCGCCCAGGCCGAAGCCACCGCGCCCGCCGGAGCGACCGCGCCGGCCGGAGCGACGGTGGCGGCGGCCGAGCAGCCGACCTACAACCGCTTCGCGCACCCGTTCGACCAGACCGGCGGCATGGTGGATTTCGAGGGCGAGTCGGACGAGACGGCCGAGGGCGAAAGCTACAGTTCCGCCGAACGCCGGACCCGCCGCAGCGGGGGTAACCTCCCACCGATCGACGGCAGCCTGGGCCAGCACTGA
- a CDS encoding SRPBCC family protein codes for MSTKVEKRILVNVPVSTAYNQWTQFEEFPHFMGGVKSVTQLSDDRLEWVAEIGGIRRQWEARILEQVPDRKVAWAATEGATNAGAVEFEDVGGGQTSLQLTLEYEPEGIIEKVGDKLNVVDRQAEADLKRFKEFIEDEGYASGAWRGSVSSGAPVGTPGVEDAAGSRGDSGKAGVSGKVAAGVGVAAAAGAAAAMAGSKQDTAEAADVTVTPANPSEPVTVTPIPADTTGTTAAAGSTGSVADLGDDRIGHAFDQTNGLVDTTGESDETVEGENLSAGERREDERRPDGGLPPVGGNLGQH; via the coding sequence ATGAGCACGAAGGTGGAAAAACGCATTCTGGTGAACGTACCGGTAAGCACCGCTTACAACCAGTGGACGCAGTTCGAGGAATTCCCGCACTTCATGGGCGGCGTCAAGAGCGTGACGCAGCTCAGTGACGACCGGCTCGAGTGGGTGGCCGAGATCGGCGGCATCCGCCGGCAGTGGGAAGCCAGGATCCTGGAGCAGGTCCCGGACCGCAAGGTCGCCTGGGCAGCTACCGAAGGTGCCACGAACGCCGGGGCAGTCGAGTTCGAGGACGTCGGCGGCGGCCAGACCTCCCTGCAGCTGACGCTCGAATACGAGCCCGAAGGAATCATCGAAAAAGTGGGCGACAAGCTCAACGTTGTGGACCGCCAGGCCGAGGCAGACCTCAAGCGGTTCAAGGAATTCATCGAGGATGAGGGCTACGCCAGCGGTGCCTGGCGCGGCAGCGTAAGCTCCGGGGCGCCAGTCGGCACTCCGGGCGTGGAAGACGCCGCGGGATCGCGTGGCGATTCCGGCAAGGCCGGCGTGTCCGGCAAGGTGGCCGCCGGCGTGGGCGTAGCAGCGGCAGCAGGCGCAGCAGCCGCAATGGCCGGTTCAAAGCAGGACACGGCCGAGGCCGCGGATGTAACGGTCACTCCAGCGAACCCCTCGGAACCCGTCACCGTCACGCCGATTCCGGCGGACACTACGGGCACGACGGCGGCAGCCGGCTCCACCGGTTCGGTCGCCGACCTGGGCGATGACAGGATCGGCCACGCCTTCGACCAGACCAACGGCCTCGTGGACACCACCGGGGAGTCGGACGAGACGGTTGAGGGCGAGAACCTGAGCGCGGGCGAACGGCGCGAAGATGAGCGCCGGCCCGATGGCGGCCTGCCGCCCGTTGGCGGCAACCTCGGCCAGCACTAA
- a CDS encoding Lrp/AsnC family transcriptional regulator yields MLTMHLIDALDAEILLAMDADPQATVLSLSRTLGVARNTVHARLRRLVNDGSLAPFSQRVRTDALGLPLIAFISISISQSASDEAMAALRTIPEIIEMHATTGDADLLAKVAAKDPADLHRVTRSMLAIAGVVRTSTAMSLVEVMPARTLPLLQAAAGRPRGDAAARL; encoded by the coding sequence ATGCTCACTATGCACCTCATCGATGCCTTGGACGCCGAAATCCTCTTGGCCATGGACGCGGATCCGCAGGCCACGGTCCTGTCCCTGTCGCGGACGTTGGGCGTGGCCCGCAACACGGTGCACGCGCGGCTCCGGCGCCTGGTCAACGACGGCAGCCTGGCCCCGTTCAGCCAGCGCGTCCGCACAGACGCCCTCGGCCTGCCGCTGATCGCCTTCATCTCGATCTCCATCAGCCAGTCCGCCAGCGATGAGGCCATGGCGGCACTGCGCACCATTCCGGAAATCATCGAGATGCACGCCACCACCGGCGACGCGGACCTGCTCGCGAAAGTCGCCGCGAAGGACCCCGCCGATCTCCATAGGGTCACCCGCAGCATGCTGGCGATCGCCGGCGTCGTACGAACCAGCACGGCCATGTCCCTGGTGGAGGTCATGCCCGCGAGGACGCTGCCGCTCCTGCAGGCGGCAGCGGGCCGGCCGCGCGGCGACGCAGCCGCGAGGCTTTGA
- a CDS encoding histidinol-phosphate transaminase — translation MATILPQAPAPEVRSAVANLPAYIAGRSAETALTAALASNESHFDPLPSVIDVISAETRRIHRYPSMGAVDVRDAIARHLSVSADEVAAGPGSSGVLQQIISAVCNHGDEVVFAWRSFEAYPILVTVAGAVPVPVPLRDDEHHDLPAMAAAVTGRTRLVILCSPNNPTGVSIPADALEEFLGAVPPQVLVVLDEAYIEFQRGPGLDSLELYRRHQNLCVLRTFSKAYGLAGLRIGYAIARPAVAEGLRRTAIPFGVNRMAQAAAAASLDAQVEIRERTDAVAEERTRVVSSLRQSGWTVPDSQANFYWLRASDGLREQILAALSDADILARGYAGDGVRVTLADRETNNRVLAVLADRGRFAAQ, via the coding sequence ATGGCCACCATCCTTCCCCAGGCACCGGCACCCGAGGTGCGTTCCGCCGTCGCAAACCTCCCCGCTTACATTGCCGGGAGGAGCGCGGAAACGGCCCTGACTGCCGCCCTCGCCTCGAACGAGAGCCACTTCGATCCCCTGCCCTCGGTCATCGACGTGATCTCTGCCGAGACGCGCAGGATCCACCGGTACCCAAGCATGGGCGCCGTGGACGTCCGGGACGCGATCGCACGCCACCTCTCGGTGTCCGCGGATGAGGTTGCTGCCGGGCCGGGAAGTTCCGGGGTGCTGCAGCAGATCATTTCCGCGGTATGTAACCACGGCGACGAGGTGGTTTTCGCGTGGCGTTCCTTTGAGGCCTACCCCATCCTGGTGACGGTGGCCGGCGCCGTGCCTGTCCCCGTCCCGCTCCGCGACGACGAGCACCACGACCTTCCTGCCATGGCCGCTGCCGTCACCGGGCGGACGCGGCTGGTAATCCTCTGCTCTCCCAACAACCCCACCGGCGTGTCCATCCCGGCGGACGCGCTGGAGGAATTCCTCGGAGCCGTGCCGCCGCAGGTCCTGGTGGTGCTGGACGAGGCCTACATCGAATTCCAGCGGGGCCCGGGTTTGGATTCCCTGGAACTCTACCGCCGGCACCAGAACCTGTGTGTCCTGCGGACCTTCTCGAAGGCCTACGGGCTGGCCGGGCTGCGGATCGGCTACGCCATCGCCCGCCCGGCCGTGGCTGAGGGGCTGCGGCGCACCGCCATTCCATTCGGCGTCAACCGCATGGCGCAGGCGGCCGCGGCGGCGTCACTGGACGCGCAGGTTGAGATCCGGGAACGGACCGATGCGGTGGCGGAGGAGCGCACCCGCGTTGTTTCCTCCTTGCGCCAGTCCGGCTGGACTGTCCCGGACAGCCAGGCCAATTTCTACTGGCTGCGGGCATCTGACGGGCTGCGGGAACAGATCCTTGCAGCGCTTTCCGACGCCGACATCCTTGCACGGGGATACGCGGGCGACGGCGTCCGGGTCACCTTGGCGGACAGGGAAACGAACAACCGGGTGCTCGCCGTGCTCGCGGACCGCGGGCGGTTTGCCGCCCAGTGA
- a CDS encoding YitT family protein: MSTPTASPETTAAPTTPDLGPAAPGRVPPSAVRHSAIEDVLGILTGAFTASLGLFLLKSSQAVTGGTAGLALLLSYSLPVSFGVIFMAVNAPFFALAVWKKGWNFALRTGAAIGLVSAMSGLHPWALGALHIDPVYGVLGGNLLAGVGLLILFRHQSSLGGFSILALLLQEKLKWRAGYVQMVLDVAIVLAALAVVAPLMVLLAAAGAVLLNFILALNHRPGRYLGK; this comes from the coding sequence GTGAGCACGCCAACCGCGTCACCCGAAACCACCGCCGCCCCAACCACGCCGGACCTGGGACCGGCGGCACCAGGCCGCGTGCCGCCGTCGGCCGTCCGCCATTCCGCCATCGAAGATGTCCTAGGGATCCTCACGGGCGCCTTCACCGCCTCACTGGGCCTGTTCCTGCTCAAGTCCAGCCAGGCTGTCACGGGCGGAACGGCGGGCCTGGCGCTGCTGCTCAGCTACTCCCTCCCGGTTTCTTTCGGCGTTATCTTCATGGCGGTGAACGCGCCTTTCTTTGCCCTGGCGGTCTGGAAGAAGGGCTGGAACTTTGCCCTCCGGACGGGGGCCGCCATCGGTCTGGTTTCGGCCATGTCCGGCCTGCACCCCTGGGCACTTGGCGCCCTGCACATCGACCCGGTGTACGGCGTGCTGGGCGGCAACCTGCTCGCCGGCGTCGGCTTGCTGATCCTATTCCGGCACCAGTCCAGCCTGGGCGGCTTCAGCATCCTTGCCCTACTGCTGCAGGAGAAGTTGAAGTGGCGCGCCGGGTACGTCCAGATGGTGCTGGACGTGGCGATCGTCCTGGCGGCGCTGGCCGTGGTGGCTCCCCTGATGGTGCTGCTCGCCGCCGCCGGAGCCGTCCTCCTGAACTTCATCCTGGCCCTGAACCATCGCCCGGGACGCTACCTGGGAAAGTGA
- a CDS encoding NADPH-dependent F420 reductase, which yields MTTIGIIGAGHIGSQIARKAVELGYDVAISNSRGPETLAGLVAELGPNARAATPAEAAAAGDFAVVAVPLKNYRDVPVEPLAGKVVIDANNYYWERDGRIPALNNGEATTSGLLQEHLRDSKVAKGFNHIMAAEITTDGKPSVAGDRRALATASDYPEAAELVTRLYDEFGFDTVNIGLLEDSWRVERDRPAYVVQQDAAELKENLGKATRTP from the coding sequence ATGACAACAATCGGAATCATTGGTGCAGGACATATTGGAAGCCAGATTGCCCGGAAGGCAGTGGAGTTGGGCTACGACGTAGCCATCAGCAACTCCCGCGGCCCTGAAACGCTGGCCGGGCTGGTGGCGGAACTCGGCCCGAACGCCCGGGCCGCAACTCCTGCGGAGGCAGCGGCGGCCGGTGATTTCGCCGTCGTCGCCGTTCCGCTGAAGAACTACAGGGACGTCCCGGTTGAGCCGCTGGCCGGCAAGGTGGTGATTGACGCCAACAACTACTACTGGGAACGGGACGGCCGCATCCCTGCCCTGAACAATGGCGAGGCCACCACGTCCGGGCTGCTTCAGGAACACCTGCGCGACTCGAAGGTGGCCAAGGGCTTCAACCACATTATGGCCGCCGAGATCACCACGGACGGGAAGCCTTCCGTAGCCGGGGACCGGCGGGCCCTGGCAACGGCCAGCGACTATCCGGAGGCCGCCGAACTGGTCACCCGCCTTTATGACGAATTCGGCTTCGATACCGTGAACATCGGCCTGCTGGAGGACAGCTGGCGCGTGGAGCGGGACCGCCCGGCGTACGTTGTCCAGCAGGACGCCGCCGAGCTCAAGGAAAACCTGGGCAAGGCGACCCGGACCCCCTGA
- a CDS encoding threonine/serine dehydratase, whose amino-acid sequence MITRADVELAARRTAGLTRVTPVLEGDPEAFPGPVWFKCEFMQHTGTFKARGALNRVLAAKERGELKPDVGVVVASGGNAGLANAYAAAQLGVPATVFVPAAAPAVKVGKLKAIGAAVVQGGAEYAEAYQAAVRHAGETGAVYCHAYDQPEIAAGAGTVGLELLDQLGGVDTILVAVGGGGLMAGIAAAVEGRAKVVAVEPETAPTLHAALAAGAPVDVPVSGIAADSLGARRIGDIGFSVAVRAGVASVLVSDGDIIEARRKLWDDYKIIVEHGAAAAYAALTSGAFVPGVGERVAVVLCGANTDPATLG is encoded by the coding sequence ATGATCACCCGCGCCGACGTGGAACTGGCAGCGCGAAGGACCGCTGGCCTCACCCGTGTAACGCCTGTCCTCGAAGGCGACCCGGAAGCCTTCCCCGGCCCGGTGTGGTTCAAATGCGAATTCATGCAGCACACCGGAACGTTCAAGGCCCGCGGAGCCCTCAACCGGGTTCTTGCTGCCAAGGAACGCGGGGAGCTGAAGCCGGATGTCGGCGTCGTGGTGGCCTCCGGCGGCAACGCCGGACTGGCCAACGCCTACGCAGCCGCACAGCTGGGCGTCCCCGCAACCGTGTTCGTCCCCGCCGCCGCGCCCGCCGTCAAGGTAGGAAAGCTGAAGGCCATCGGAGCAGCAGTGGTGCAGGGCGGGGCCGAGTACGCGGAGGCCTACCAGGCGGCCGTCAGGCATGCCGGCGAAACCGGGGCGGTCTATTGCCACGCCTACGACCAGCCCGAAATTGCCGCTGGTGCCGGAACGGTAGGGCTCGAGCTGCTCGACCAGCTGGGCGGTGTGGACACCATCCTGGTTGCCGTGGGCGGGGGAGGGCTGATGGCAGGAATCGCGGCGGCCGTCGAGGGCCGGGCCAAAGTGGTGGCGGTAGAGCCGGAAACGGCACCGACGCTGCACGCAGCGCTGGCCGCCGGAGCGCCGGTTGACGTCCCCGTATCGGGCATAGCGGCGGACTCCCTCGGTGCCCGCCGCATCGGTGACATCGGCTTCTCTGTGGCGGTCCGCGCCGGTGTCGCAAGCGTCCTGGTGTCCGATGGCGACATCATCGAAGCCCGCCGGAAGCTGTGGGATGACTACAAGATCATCGTGGAACACGGCGCCGCTGCCGCTTATGCCGCGCTTACTTCCGGCGCCTTCGTCCCGGGCGTCGGTGAGCGAGTGGCGGTAGTCCTGTGCGGAGCAAACACGGATCCGGCCACCCTTGGGTGA
- a CDS encoding AAA family ATPase has product MIIVLTGIDGSGKSSAARALVSAVEAEGGHALLLNNHAGRRSMSVLCAKLGIRLPGSAADALETTFRMWNVLVNHLRASRFDGLTVMDRHLYCQLALRKTRGLGRGRLLPWLLNVLPAPDAVVHLEVDPEVAHHRIVERGTDAETLEDLVAFADAYRALPEFSGFLKVDASVPVPEMAQRLACVIRQLAPPTTAPQPAPHGD; this is encoded by the coding sequence ATGATCATTGTCCTGACCGGGATTGACGGTTCGGGAAAGTCCTCGGCCGCCCGCGCCCTGGTATCTGCCGTTGAAGCCGAAGGCGGCCATGCACTGCTGCTGAACAACCATGCCGGCCGGCGAAGCATGTCCGTCCTATGCGCGAAGCTGGGGATTCGCCTGCCTGGCAGCGCTGCGGACGCCTTGGAGACCACGTTCCGGATGTGGAACGTGCTGGTAAACCACCTCCGTGCCAGCCGTTTCGACGGCCTGACAGTGATGGACCGGCACCTGTACTGCCAGCTGGCGCTCCGGAAAACAAGAGGCTTGGGGCGCGGCCGCCTGCTCCCGTGGCTGCTGAACGTGCTTCCGGCCCCTGACGCCGTCGTGCACCTCGAGGTGGACCCTGAGGTGGCCCACCACCGCATTGTCGAGCGCGGCACGGACGCCGAGACCTTGGAGGACCTGGTTGCCTTCGCGGACGCGTACCGTGCCCTGCCGGAATTCAGCGGCTTTCTGAAGGTTGACGCCTCGGTGCCTGTCCCGGAGATGGCGCAGCGCCTGGCGTGCGTCATCCGCCAACTGGCGCCTCCGACGACGGCACCACAGCCCGCGCCGCACGGTGACTAA
- a CDS encoding GntR family transcriptional regulator — translation MPATAPPASSAPPSGPTIHNSQIPKHEQLRTIILKLAREELEPGARLPSERTLMDSYGVSRITVRAAIGRLVNEGHLVRVPAKGTFVADSPVQSTLHLASFTQEMEAMGHVPSTVVLVAETAAVPADTAEALSLAPGSEAIHLKRLRLADGRPVSVDDAWYSPEHAPGLLDIDLTGSVYKALAAQFGHQIDRARQSVRSEGAPADVGALLGTGTGAPVLAFDRVSYSGPLAIEHSRSWYRSDRYSLTMEVRL, via the coding sequence GTGCCAGCCACAGCACCACCAGCGAGCAGCGCTCCGCCGTCCGGCCCCACCATCCACAACTCCCAGATCCCCAAGCATGAGCAGTTGCGGACCATCATCCTCAAGCTGGCCAGGGAAGAACTGGAGCCCGGCGCCAGGCTTCCCAGCGAGCGCACCCTCATGGATTCCTACGGCGTCAGCCGGATCACGGTCCGCGCCGCGATTGGACGCCTGGTCAACGAGGGCCACCTGGTCCGGGTTCCCGCCAAGGGCACCTTCGTGGCGGATTCCCCCGTGCAGTCCACGCTGCACCTCGCCTCCTTCACCCAGGAAATGGAGGCGATGGGACACGTTCCCAGCACCGTAGTACTGGTGGCGGAAACCGCCGCCGTCCCCGCGGACACTGCCGAAGCGCTGAGCCTTGCCCCTGGATCTGAAGCGATTCATCTCAAGCGGCTCCGGCTGGCGGACGGCCGCCCGGTCAGCGTCGACGACGCCTGGTACAGCCCCGAGCACGCCCCGGGCCTGCTGGATATCGACCTGACCGGATCCGTGTACAAAGCACTGGCGGCGCAGTTTGGCCACCAGATTGACCGGGCGCGGCAAAGCGTCCGGTCCGAGGGCGCCCCCGCGGATGTGGGGGCACTCCTCGGAACCGGAACCGGGGCGCCGGTTTTGGCCTTCGACCGGGTGTCCTATTCAGGCCCCCTGGCCATCGAGCATTCGCGCTCCTGGTACCGCTCGGACCGCTACTCGCTCACCATGGAAGTCCGGCTCTAG
- a CDS encoding PTS sugar transporter subunit IIA, with product MPETLVVLAPISGSVVPLSDVPDPVFAGQMVGSGAAVEPPAGESFDVVSPVAGKVVKLLPHAFVVVESAGRGVLTHVGIDTVKLKGEGFKLLIAQGDTVGAGESVMHVDPAAALAAGYSMVSPVVVLDTKPDTATLMATGAVTAGAGLFSLD from the coding sequence ATGCCGGAAACGCTTGTTGTCCTCGCGCCCATCAGCGGCAGCGTGGTTCCTTTGTCGGACGTTCCGGATCCCGTCTTCGCAGGCCAGATGGTGGGTTCCGGCGCGGCCGTTGAGCCGCCGGCAGGAGAGTCGTTCGACGTCGTGTCCCCCGTCGCCGGAAAAGTGGTCAAGCTCCTGCCGCACGCCTTTGTGGTGGTGGAGTCAGCCGGGCGGGGAGTGCTCACCCATGTGGGCATCGACACGGTCAAGCTCAAAGGCGAAGGCTTCAAGCTGCTGATTGCCCAGGGCGACACCGTTGGCGCCGGTGAATCCGTGATGCACGTGGACCCCGCCGCCGCCCTGGCGGCCGGTTACTCAATGGTGAGTCCCGTCGTCGTCCTCGATACCAAGCCGGACACGGCAACGCTCATGGCAACGGGTGCGGTGACTGCCGGCGCAGGCCTGTTTTCGCTGGACTAA
- a CDS encoding glucose PTS transporter subunit EIIB has product MSKAEKIIEGLGGAANIVEVEACITRLRTEVKDGSLVNEATLKAAGAHGVLAAGTAVQVIVGPEADNLAEDIEDLL; this is encoded by the coding sequence ATGTCCAAAGCAGAAAAGATCATTGAGGGCCTTGGCGGAGCCGCCAACATCGTGGAAGTCGAGGCCTGCATCACCCGCCTGCGCACCGAGGTGAAGGACGGGTCGCTAGTCAACGAAGCCACTTTGAAAGCGGCCGGAGCCCACGGCGTCCTCGCAGCAGGCACCGCAGTCCAGGTCATTGTTGGCCCGGAGGCGGACAACCTGGCCGAAGACATCGAGGACCTGCTCTGA